One Novosphingobium sp. G106 DNA segment encodes these proteins:
- a CDS encoding DEAD/DEAH box helicase produces the protein MTFQNLPTLLSEALAARGYAAPTPVQAAVLEPEAEGRDLVVSAQTGSGKTVAFGLAMAPQLLDEAGRPRPAMTPLALIIAPTRELALQVSRELTWLYQSSNVRVATCVGGMNPSVERRALSYGAHIVVGTPGRLRDHLERGALDLEELAVAVLDEADEMLDMGFREDLEELLDATPAGRRTMLFSATMPQPIVALARRYQQDALRISTVGEDRGHGDISYQAMAIAPADIERAVVNLLRLHDAETAMLFCATRDNVRHLHSSLTERGFAVVALSGEHSQNERNAALQALRDRRAKVCVATDVAARGIDLPSLSLVIHVEIPRDAETLQHRSGRTGRAGKKGTAILLVPYPRRRRVEGMLRGARIAAEWINPPSAADIRAADNDRMLEALLAPVEIEDTDRELVNRLLAERTPEEIAAALVQAHRARMPEPEELLATEAPPPKGPREGFEGSSWFRLNVGRRHNADPRWILPLLCRRGHVSRSDIGAIRLAANETLFEIAGPAAARFLEAVQRTSEEDDGVEITPADGAPREEARRNRRDHQHTGPARSGPHKPKPYQHGPRPEGRSDGQGAKPFRKKGPGGQGGWKKKPDQAR, from the coding sequence ATGACCTTTCAGAACCTTCCCACGCTTCTATCCGAAGCGCTCGCAGCGCGTGGCTATGCCGCACCCACCCCCGTTCAGGCCGCGGTCCTGGAGCCGGAGGCGGAAGGGCGTGACCTCGTCGTCTCGGCGCAGACCGGCTCGGGCAAGACCGTCGCCTTTGGCCTCGCCATGGCGCCGCAGCTGCTCGACGAGGCCGGCCGGCCGCGCCCGGCAATGACGCCGCTGGCGCTGATCATCGCGCCGACGCGCGAGCTGGCGCTGCAGGTCAGCCGCGAGCTGACCTGGCTCTACCAGTCGAGCAACGTCCGCGTCGCGACCTGCGTCGGCGGTATGAACCCCTCGGTCGAGCGCCGCGCGCTGTCCTATGGCGCGCATATCGTCGTCGGCACGCCGGGCCGCCTGCGCGATCACCTCGAACGCGGCGCGCTGGACCTCGAGGAACTCGCCGTCGCCGTGCTCGACGAGGCCGACGAGATGCTCGACATGGGTTTCCGCGAAGATCTCGAGGAACTGCTCGACGCCACCCCCGCCGGCCGCCGCACGATGCTGTTCTCGGCGACGATGCCGCAGCCGATTGTCGCGCTGGCGCGCCGCTATCAGCAGGACGCGCTGCGCATCTCGACCGTCGGCGAGGACCGCGGCCACGGCGATATCTCCTATCAGGCCATGGCGATCGCCCCAGCCGACATCGAGCGCGCCGTGGTCAACCTGCTGCGCCTGCACGATGCCGAAACCGCGATGCTGTTCTGCGCCACGCGCGACAACGTCCGCCACCTCCATTCGAGCCTGACCGAGCGCGGCTTCGCGGTCGTCGCGCTGTCAGGCGAGCACAGCCAGAACGAGCGCAACGCAGCGCTGCAGGCGCTGCGCGACCGCCGCGCCAAGGTCTGCGTCGCCACCGACGTTGCCGCGCGCGGCATCGACCTGCCGAGCCTCAGCCTCGTCATCCACGTCGAGATCCCACGCGACGCCGAAACCTTGCAGCACCGCTCGGGCCGCACCGGCCGCGCCGGCAAGAAGGGCACGGCGATTCTGCTGGTGCCTTACCCGCGGCGGCGCCGCGTCGAAGGCATGCTGCGCGGCGCGCGCATCGCTGCCGAATGGATCAATCCGCCCTCGGCCGCCGACATCCGCGCTGCGGACAACGATCGCATGCTGGAAGCGCTGCTCGCACCCGTCGAGATCGAAGATACCGATCGTGAACTGGTGAACCGCCTGCTTGCCGAGCGTACCCCCGAGGAGATCGCGGCAGCGCTCGTCCAGGCGCACCGTGCGCGCATGCCCGAGCCCGAAGAACTGCTCGCCACCGAAGCGCCGCCGCCGAAGGGGCCGCGCGAAGGCTTCGAGGGCAGTTCGTGGTTCCGTCTCAACGTCGGCCGCCGCCACAATGCCGATCCGCGCTGGATCCTGCCGCTGCTCTGCCGTCGCGGCCATGTCAGCCGCAGCGACATCGGCGCGATTCGCCTTGCCGCCAACGAAACGCTGTTCGAAATCGCCGGCCCCGCCGCCGCGCGCTTCCTCGAAGCCGTCCAGCGCACGTCCGAAGAGGATGATGGCGTTGAGATCACGCCCGCCGACGGCGCCCCGCGCGAAGAGGCCCGCCGCAACCGGCGCGACCACCAGCATACCGGCCCCGCGCGTTCGGGCCCGCACAAGCCCAAGCCCTATCAGCACGGTCCCCGTCCGGAAGGCCGCAGCGATGGACAGGGAGCCAAGCCGTTTCGCAAGAAGGGCCCCGGCGGCCAGGGCGGCTGGAAGAAGAAGCCGGATCAGGCGCGCTGA
- a CDS encoding ATP-binding protein: protein MSAPIQIGVDPGGSPIAIDVEELLATRLLVQGNSGSGKSHLLRRILEESAGIVQQVVIDPEGDFVTLADVFGHIVVDGAAYSAAELTRLAARIREHRASVVLALDGLEIEAQMRCAALFLNALFDAPREQWFPALVVVDEAQMFAPAAAGEVSDEARRLSLAAMTNLMCRGRKRGLAGIVATQRLAKLAKNVAAEASNFLMGRTFLDIDMARAADLLGMERRQAEQIRDLARGQFLGLGPAISRRPVAVRVGTVRTGARVLIQKMAPPPTASPDELHALLHNDLHLDDAPVYQPEPLPEPVDAEVLMEQIAAVPLGEEEEVEQPQLFAPSRHEIDAAVNEILVDMAAEEGCTFQPPAMLFQDFSVRCRMQRLTAGHVDMTQFRRRFAMAVAGVTEPDSQNWKDVLRVAGPLSDDLLAPFLVIARAAQESAPCPDDDELARIYGTNSLGRIRRLLDHYEKSGLIVVRTDFSGRRSVAIPELGLATAPLEA from the coding sequence GTGAGCGCACCCATCCAAATCGGCGTCGACCCCGGCGGCAGCCCGATCGCCATCGACGTCGAGGAGCTTCTGGCCACGCGTCTGCTGGTGCAGGGCAACAGCGGCTCGGGCAAATCGCACCTGCTGCGCCGCATCCTCGAGGAGAGCGCCGGGATCGTCCAGCAGGTCGTGATCGATCCCGAGGGCGACTTCGTCACCCTGGCCGACGTCTTCGGCCATATCGTCGTCGACGGCGCGGCCTATTCGGCGGCCGAACTCACCCGCCTTGCCGCGCGCATCCGCGAGCACCGCGCCTCGGTCGTGCTGGCGCTCGACGGGCTGGAGATCGAGGCGCAGATGCGCTGCGCCGCGCTGTTCCTCAATGCACTGTTCGATGCCCCGCGCGAGCAGTGGTTCCCCGCGTTGGTCGTGGTCGACGAGGCGCAGATGTTCGCGCCTGCCGCCGCCGGCGAGGTCAGCGACGAAGCCCGCCGGCTCAGCCTCGCCGCCATGACCAACCTCATGTGCCGCGGCCGCAAGCGCGGGCTTGCGGGCATCGTCGCCACCCAGCGCCTCGCCAAGCTCGCCAAGAACGTTGCGGCCGAGGCTTCGAACTTCTTGATGGGCCGCACCTTCCTCGACATCGACATGGCGCGCGCCGCCGACCTGCTCGGCATGGAGCGCCGCCAGGCCGAGCAGATTCGCGACCTTGCGCGCGGGCAGTTCCTCGGCCTCGGCCCGGCGATCAGCCGGCGGCCCGTCGCGGTGAGGGTCGGCACGGTACGCACTGGTGCGCGCGTGCTGATCCAGAAGATGGCGCCGCCGCCCACGGCCTCGCCCGACGAGCTTCACGCGTTGCTCCATAACGACCTGCATCTGGACGACGCCCCGGTCTATCAGCCCGAACCGCTGCCCGAACCGGTCGACGCCGAAGTGCTGATGGAGCAGATCGCCGCGGTGCCGCTCGGCGAAGAGGAAGAGGTGGAACAGCCACAGCTCTTCGCCCCATCGCGCCACGAGATCGACGCCGCGGTCAACGAGATCCTGGTCGACATGGCGGCCGAGGAAGGCTGCACCTTCCAGCCGCCAGCGATGCTGTTCCAGGACTTCTCCGTGCGTTGCAGGATGCAGCGTCTGACCGCGGGTCATGTCGACATGACCCAGTTCCGCCGCCGTTTCGCCATGGCCGTGGCTGGCGTAACCGAACCCGACAGCCAGAACTGGAAGGACGTCCTGCGCGTCGCCGGGCCGCTGTCGGACGACCTGCTCGCTCCGTTCCTGGTGATCGCCCGCGCCGCGCAGGAAAGCGCGCCCTGCCCCGACGACGACGAACTCGCGCGGATCTACGGCACCAATTCGCTGGGACGCATCCGCCGCCTGCTCGATCATTACGAGAAGAGCGGCCTGATCGTCGTGCGCACCGATTTCAGCGGTCGGCGATCGGTAGCGATACCCGAGCTGGGACTGGCAACGGCGCCGCTCGAAGCCTGA
- a CDS encoding NAD(P)/FAD-dependent oxidoreductase encodes MPESYDAIVLGAGAAGLMCAATAGQLGKRVLLADHADEPGKKILISGGGRCNFTNVNARAECYLSANPHFAKSALGRYRPQDFIDLVDGYGIAWHEKTLGQLFCDSSARQIVDMMVEECAKGSVTLLLGDPATEIEHADGQFRMTIGGRAVSAPALVLATGGPSIPKLGATTFAYDIARRFGLSIVQPRPALVPLTLGPDDALFRELSGVSTNVEVRCGKAEFREAALFTHRGLSGPAMLQISSYWPHKGEIAVSFLPDRSQGWLLEAKRAQPRTPIRRALAPLPERLSDALIEKLGVEGELAGLTDKTLRQVEERLRDWRFSPNGTEGFAKAEVTAGGISTADLSSQTLEAKRLPGLYAIGEAVDVTGWLGGYNFQWAWASGRAAAQAIAGR; translated from the coding sequence ATGCCTGAATCCTACGATGCCATAGTGCTCGGCGCCGGTGCAGCGGGGCTGATGTGCGCAGCCACGGCCGGCCAGCTCGGCAAACGTGTGCTGCTCGCCGATCACGCCGACGAGCCGGGCAAGAAGATCCTGATCTCGGGCGGGGGACGGTGCAATTTCACCAACGTCAATGCGCGCGCCGAATGCTACCTCTCGGCCAACCCGCATTTCGCCAAGTCCGCGCTCGGCCGCTATCGCCCACAGGACTTCATCGACCTGGTCGACGGCTACGGCATTGCCTGGCACGAGAAGACGCTGGGCCAATTGTTCTGCGACAGCTCGGCCCGGCAGATCGTCGACATGATGGTCGAGGAATGCGCCAAGGGCAGCGTCACGCTGCTGCTCGGCGATCCCGCGACCGAGATCGAGCATGCCGACGGCCAGTTCCGCATGACGATCGGCGGGCGTGCCGTTTCCGCACCTGCGCTCGTACTGGCGACCGGCGGCCCTTCGATCCCCAAGCTCGGCGCGACGACTTTCGCTTACGACATCGCGCGTAGGTTCGGTCTGTCGATCGTCCAGCCCCGGCCGGCACTGGTGCCGCTGACGCTCGGCCCTGACGACGCGCTGTTTCGCGAGCTGTCAGGCGTCTCGACCAACGTCGAGGTTCGCTGCGGAAAAGCCGAGTTCCGTGAGGCAGCGCTATTCACGCATCGCGGGCTTTCCGGCCCGGCCATGCTGCAGATCAGTTCCTACTGGCCGCACAAGGGCGAGATCGCGGTCAGCTTCCTGCCCGATCGCTCGCAAGGCTGGCTGCTCGAAGCCAAGCGCGCGCAGCCCCGCACACCGATCCGCCGCGCTCTGGCGCCGCTGCCCGAACGCCTGTCCGATGCGCTGATCGAAAAGCTGGGCGTGGAGGGCGAACTCGCCGGGCTGACCGACAAGACGCTCCGCCAGGTCGAGGAGCGACTGCGCGACTGGCGCTTCAGCCCGAATGGCACCGAAGGCTTCGCCAAGGCCGAAGTCACCGCGGGCGGCATTTCGACCGCCGACCTATCCTCGCAGACGCTTGAAGCGAAGCGCCTGCCGGGCCTCTACGCGATCGGCGAGGCGGTCGACGTCACCGGCTGGCTCGGCGGCTATAACTTCCAGTGGGCCTGGGCGAGCGGTCGTGCAGCGGCACAGGCGATCGCCGGACGCTGA
- a CDS encoding YaiI/YqxD family protein: protein MTEGTVRILVDADACPVKEEIYKVAFRHAVPVTVVSNSPIRVPAHALIDRVVVSDGFDAADDWIAERAAPGGVCITADILLADRCLKAGAAVIAPNGKPFTHSSIGSAIATRAIMADLRAGGDSIGTQIGGPPPFSKTDRSRFLSTLDEAVVRAKRGR, encoded by the coding sequence ATGACCGAAGGCACCGTCCGCATCCTGGTCGATGCCGATGCCTGCCCGGTCAAGGAGGAGATCTACAAGGTCGCCTTCCGCCATGCCGTGCCGGTGACGGTGGTCAGCAACAGCCCGATCCGCGTGCCCGCGCACGCGCTCATCGACCGGGTGGTCGTCAGCGACGGCTTCGATGCGGCCGACGACTGGATTGCCGAACGCGCAGCGCCCGGCGGCGTCTGCATCACGGCCGACATCCTGCTGGCCGACCGCTGCCTGAAAGCCGGCGCGGCGGTGATCGCACCCAACGGCAAGCCGTTCACCCACAGCTCGATCGGCAGCGCCATCGCGACCCGCGCGATCATGGCCGACCTGCGCGCCGGCGGCGATTCGATCGGCACGCAGATCGGCGGCCCGCCGCCCTTTTCCAAGACCGACCGGTCACGTTTCCTGTCGACGTTGGACGAAGCCGTCGTCCGCGCTAAGCGGGGGCGCTGA
- a CDS encoding NAD(P)/FAD-dependent oxidoreductase: MIRLSELKLPLDHAPGAITPAICARLGIAPEALKSWHVFRRGNDARKRSAIQLVYTVDVEVDGEAEVLERFAGDKDVRPTPDMAYRFPTKAPAGWSGKRPVVIGAGPCGLFAGLILAQMGFKPIILDRGKVVRERTKDTWGLWRRNEFNPDSNVQFGEGGAGTFSDGKLYCRTKDPRFLGRKVLEEFVKAGAPDDILWEAHPHIGTFRLVTMVESMRKTIEELGGEYRWLTRVDDLELERQPDGNHVLRGLHLADGTFLEADHVVMAIGHSARPTFEMLHRRGVYLEAKPFSIGVRIEHPQSWVDRARYGNCAGHPDLGAAAYSLSHHASNGRTVYSFCMCPGGRVVAATSEEGRVVTNGMSQYSRAEFNANSGLVVGIDPARDYPGGPLAGIEFQRKWESLAYVAGGSTYAAPGQKVGDFLAGRPSTELGEVVPSYKPGVTMTDLAECLPAFAVEAIREALPVFGRQIANYDHADAVMTGVETRTSSPLRITRGKDFHSLNVERLFPAGEGAGYAGGILSAAIDGIKVGEAVAASIMADA, encoded by the coding sequence ATGATCCGCCTGTCCGAACTCAAGCTGCCGCTCGACCATGCACCCGGGGCGATCACCCCCGCGATCTGCGCACGGCTGGGCATCGCGCCCGAGGCGCTGAAAAGCTGGCACGTCTTCCGCCGCGGCAACGATGCGCGCAAGCGGAGCGCGATCCAGCTCGTCTATACGGTAGATGTCGAAGTGGACGGCGAGGCCGAAGTGCTGGAGCGGTTCGCCGGCGACAAGGATGTCCGCCCGACGCCCGACATGGCGTATCGCTTTCCGACGAAAGCCCCCGCCGGCTGGTCGGGCAAGCGTCCCGTCGTCATCGGCGCCGGCCCCTGCGGCCTTTTCGCCGGGCTGATCCTCGCGCAGATGGGCTTCAAGCCGATCATCCTCGACCGCGGCAAGGTCGTGCGCGAACGGACCAAGGACACCTGGGGCCTCTGGCGCCGCAACGAGTTCAATCCGGACAGCAATGTCCAGTTCGGCGAAGGCGGCGCCGGCACCTTCTCAGACGGCAAGCTCTATTGCCGCACCAAGGACCCGCGCTTCCTGGGCCGCAAGGTGCTCGAGGAGTTCGTCAAGGCAGGCGCGCCCGACGATATTCTCTGGGAAGCGCACCCGCACATCGGCACTTTCCGCCTCGTCACCATGGTCGAATCGATGCGCAAGACGATCGAGGAACTGGGCGGCGAATACCGCTGGCTGACCCGGGTCGACGATCTCGAACTCGAGCGGCAACCCGACGGCAACCATGTGCTCCGCGGGCTGCACCTCGCCGACGGCACTTTTCTCGAAGCCGATCACGTCGTCATGGCGATCGGCCACTCTGCGCGGCCGACTTTCGAGATGCTTCACCGGCGCGGTGTCTATCTCGAAGCCAAGCCCTTCTCGATCGGGGTACGGATCGAACACCCGCAAAGCTGGGTCGACCGCGCCCGCTACGGCAACTGCGCCGGCCATCCCGACCTCGGCGCCGCCGCCTACAGCCTATCGCATCATGCCTCGAACGGCCGCACGGTTTACAGCTTCTGCATGTGTCCCGGCGGCCGCGTCGTCGCCGCGACTTCCGAGGAAGGCCGCGTCGTCACCAACGGCATGAGCCAGTATTCGCGCGCCGAATTTAACGCCAACTCGGGCCTCGTTGTCGGGATCGACCCGGCGCGCGACTATCCCGGCGGCCCGCTCGCGGGCATTGAGTTCCAGCGCAAGTGGGAAAGCCTGGCCTATGTCGCCGGCGGCTCGACCTATGCCGCACCCGGCCAGAAAGTCGGCGATTTCCTCGCCGGTCGGCCCTCGACCGAACTCGGCGAAGTCGTTCCCTCCTACAAGCCCGGCGTGACGATGACCGACCTCGCCGAGTGTCTTCCCGCCTTTGCCGTGGAAGCGATCCGCGAGGCGCTACCCGTATTCGGCCGCCAGATCGCCAACTACGATCACGCCGACGCGGTGATGACCGGGGTCGAGACGCGCACGTCCTCGCCGCTGCGCATCACCCGCGGCAAGGACTTCCACAGCCTCAATGTCGAGCGGCTGTTCCCCGCCGGCGAGGGCGCGGGCTATGCCGGCGGCATCCTCTCGGCCGCAATCGACGGGATCAAGGTCGGCGAAGCCGTTGCTGCCAGCATCATGGCCGATGCCTGA